The Streptomyces sp. V4I8 genome includes the window CGCCGTAGTAGTACGTCGTGCCGGGGCGCAGACCGTCGAGCGCGGCGTGCAGGTAGTACTGCTCCAGCGCCGCCCGGATGCCCCGCAGTTCCGGCGTGCGCAGATCGCGCACCTCGGCCTCGATCCTGCGGCTCAGGTCGTCGGGGCGCAGACCGACCCGGATGTACGGCTTCTTCACGGCGGCCGGCACCTGCCAGGAGATCCGCATCTGGGTCCTGGGGTCGGCGCCGAAGGCGAGATGGCGGCCGAACGGGGCCACGGCGGAGCCCGGCACCTTGGTGAGGGTCGACGCGGGCGCCGACACGGAGGCCGTCGTGCCGGACGCACCCGCCCCCGACCCTGACCCCGAGCAGCCCGTCAGCAGGCCGCCCGCCACCGCGCCCGCCGTCACCAGCGTGCGGCGCCGGGACAGCTTCGTACGGAGGTACTCGTGCTGCTCCGCCATGCTCATACGGCGGGCGAGCCGGGGCGGGATGCCGAAGTCGGGGAGGTCCATGGAGGTGAAGTTCCCAGCGGCGGCCAACACCCGCCCCACATACGGGTGAACGCCGGTCGACGCCCACGCGCAGAGCCTCCGCCGCCCCCTCGGCCGCACCCCGACGCGATGTCCGTATGGCGGACATCGTGTGTCATCCCATGGGACGAGGAGTAGGGTGCCGACATGTCTCGCAGCCTCAATCTCGCAGTGATTCCCGGTGACGGCATCGGCCAGGAGGTCGTGGCCGAAGGTCTGAAGGTCCTCTCCGCCGTCCTTCCGCAGGATGTGAAGCTGGAGACCAAGGAGTACGACTTCGGCGCCAAGCGCTACCACGCGACCGGTGAGACCCTCACCGACGCCGACCTCGACGCGCTGAAGCAGCACGACGCGATCCTGCTGGGCGCCATCGGCGACCCGGGCGTGCCGTCGGGCGTTCTGGAGCGCGGGTTCCTGCTGAAGCTCCGCTTCGCCTTCGACCACCATGTCAACCTGCGTCCGTCGAAGCTGCTCCCGGGCGTGGCCACCCCGCTCGCCGGTGAGCCGGCCATCGACTTCGTCGTCGTCCGCGAGGGCACCGAGGGTCCGTACACCGGTAACGGCGGCACCATCCGCAAGGGCACCGAGCACGAGGTCGCCACCGAGGTCTCCGTCAACACGGCGTTCGGTGTCGAGCGTGTCGTCCGGGACGCCTTCGCCCGCGCCCAGGCCCGGCCGCGCAAGAAGCTCACGCTGGTCCACAAGAACAACGTGCTGGCCTTCGCCGGGCACCTGTGGACGAACATCTTCAACAAGGTGGCCGAGGAGTTCCCCGAGGTCACCACCGACTACATCCACGTCGACGCGGCGACCATCTACCTGGTCACCGACCCGGCCCGGTTCGA containing:
- a CDS encoding 3-isopropylmalate dehydrogenase — translated: MSRSLNLAVIPGDGIGQEVVAEGLKVLSAVLPQDVKLETKEYDFGAKRYHATGETLTDADLDALKQHDAILLGAIGDPGVPSGVLERGFLLKLRFAFDHHVNLRPSKLLPGVATPLAGEPAIDFVVVREGTEGPYTGNGGTIRKGTEHEVATEVSVNTAFGVERVVRDAFARAQARPRKKLTLVHKNNVLAFAGHLWTNIFNKVAEEFPEVTTDYIHVDAATIYLVTDPARFDVIVTDNLFGDIITDLAAAVSGGIGVAASGNINPSGEFPSMFEPVHGSAPDIAGQGKADPSATVLSVALLLRHLGYDAEAARIDEAVSADLAERTGKPARSTSEIGDALAVRVAG